Part of the Roseomonas sp. OT10 genome, CAAGGATCCGGCGATGGCCGCCCTCGTCGGCTGGCTGGTGTCGATGACCAGCCGCCAGATCGGGCACCTGTTCTTCGAGCCGCGCGGCTACGACGTCGTGAACCAGGCGACGGACGAGTACAAGGAGGAGATCAAGGTCGGCTACAACATCCAGCGGAAGATCGTGCTGCTGACGATCTGGGCGCTCTCCCCGCTCGTCTTCGTCGCCAGCCCCACCCTGTTCGGCCTCATCGAGCCGCATGAGAGCTGGGGCGAGCTGGTCCGGCACGTCGGCTATCTCTGGCTGGCGCTGGCGGCGGGCGGGCTGCTGTTCCGCACGGTGCAGCTCTTCTTCGTCCGCGATATCCAGACCGGCCTCGTCTGGGCGACGAAGATCCTCACGGACCCCTTCCACGACATCAAGCTGTATCACCGCGCTCCGGCCTGCCTGCTCCGGGGCAAGCTGATCGACCACGCCCTGGTCGAGGAAGGGCGCCACGATTGACGCGGGCCGGCACGGCGGCGCTTCGCCACCGTGCCGGAACCGCCGGATCAACCCGCCTGCCGCGCCGCCTCGGCCTTCGCGATGGCCGCGTCGAGGTTCAGGATGCGGCGCGCATTGGCGCGGAACAGCTTCTCGACGATGGGCGGCTTGAAGCCCTGCATCTCCCACTCGTCCAGCGTCTGCCCCGGCGACCAGCCGGGATAGTCGGAGCCGAACATCACCTTGTCCTGCAACCGCCGCTGCATGTCGTGCTTGAGCGGCGCGGGGATGTATTTCGGTCCCCAGCCGGAGACGTCGATGGAGACGTTGCCCTTGTGCAGCGCCACCGCGATCAGCTCCTCCGTCCAGGGCCAGCCGGGATGGGCGGCGACGATGTTGAGGCGCGGGAAGTCGGCGGCGATGGCGTCGATGTGCAGCGGCCGCCCGTGCTCCAGCTTGAAGCCCAGCCCCCCCGGCTCGCCCGAGCCGATCGCGGTGGTGCCGCAATGGATCAGCGCCGGCGCGCCGAGGTCCTGCAACAGGTCCCAGATCGGGTAGAAATGCCTGCCCGACGGCGCGAAGCCCTGCACCGGCGGCTGGTACTTCACGCCCATCAGCTTCAAGTCGCGGATGGCGTGCTCGATCTCCTCCAGCCCCGAGCGGCCGCGCCAGGGATCGACCACCGCCCAGCCCGGCAGGAACACGTCCGGCCAGGCGGCGCAGAGCGCGGCGAGCTGGTCGTTGCCGTAGACCGCGCCCCCCGCCCCCGCCATCGCGTCCCAGGCGATGGGGATGGCCAGCGTGTCGTCGCGCCGGAAATCCTCGGCGATCACCTCGTCGGGCCGCGCGTCGAATCGGTCGCCGAACATGCGCTGCGCCGCCGGCACGAAGGGCGCGCTGGCCGCCACGTAGTCGGCGTTCATCGGATGCACGTGGACGTCGATGGCGCGCATCGGGCGCTCTCCCTTTCCTTCAGGCCGCGTCGCGCGCGGCGAACAGCGCATCCCACCCCGCGCGCAGCGGCGCGTGCGGCAGGTCGCGGGTGATCAGCACCAGGCGGGTGCGCGTGTCGCCGCCCGGCCATCGCTCCAGCGCCACCGGCGGGTGCAGCACGTGCTGCACGCCCTGCACCACCACCGGCCCCGGCTGCCCGGGCACGCCGACCAGCCCCTTCACCCGCAGCAGCCGCTCGCCGGCCTCGATCCGCACGCGGCGCAGCCAGGCGTCGAAGGCGCCC contains:
- a CDS encoding amidohydrolase family protein, whose amino-acid sequence is MRAIDVHVHPMNADYVAASAPFVPAAQRMFGDRFDARPDEVIAEDFRRDDTLAIPIAWDAMAGAGGAVYGNDQLAALCAAWPDVFLPGWAVVDPWRGRSGLEEIEHAIRDLKLMGVKYQPPVQGFAPSGRHFYPIWDLLQDLGAPALIHCGTTAIGSGEPGGLGFKLEHGRPLHIDAIAADFPRLNIVAAHPGWPWTEELIAVALHKGNVSIDVSGWGPKYIPAPLKHDMQRRLQDKVMFGSDYPGWSPGQTLDEWEMQGFKPPIVEKLFRANARRILNLDAAIAKAEAARQAG